A DNA window from Strix aluco isolate bStrAlu1 chromosome 6, bStrAlu1.hap1, whole genome shotgun sequence contains the following coding sequences:
- the METTL21A gene encoding protein N-lysine methyltransferase METTL21A isoform X2 has protein sequence MGSTDLRDRSVIELGAGTGLLGIVATLLGARVTITDRAAALEFLESNVQANLPSELRPRAVVKELTWGKDLGNFPPGAFDFILGADIVYLEETFAELLQTLDHLCSEQTVILLSCRIRYERDHKFLKMLRGRFSVYEVHYDSSKDVHIYKAQRGSRKDDF, from the exons ATGGGAAGCACTGATCTCAGGGATCGGTCTGTGATTGAGCTGGGAGCCGGAACTGGATTGCTGGGAATAGTGGCCACGTTATTAG GGGCTCGTGTTACCATCACAGACAGGGCGGCAGCGCTGGAGTTCCTGGAGTCAAACGTACAGGCTAACCTACCTTCTGAACTACGTCCCAGAGCTGTGGTGAAGGAACTGACTTGGGGAAAAGACCTGGGTAACTTCCCTCCAGGCGCATTTGACTTCATCCTGGGTGCAGACATCGTTTATCTGGAAGAAACTTTTGCAGAACTGCTTCAGACGCTGGACCACCTGTGCTCAGAGCAAACTGTCATTCTTCTTTCCTGTCGCATCCGCTATGAACGGGATCACAAATTCTTGAAGATGCTGAGAGGCCGTTTCTCTGTATATGAGGTCCACTATGATTCCAGTAAGGATGTTCATATCTACAAAGCACAGAGGGGTAGTCGCAAGGATGACTTTTGA
- the METTL21A gene encoding protein N-lysine methyltransferase METTL21A isoform X3 has translation MALVPYEEGAGWGARQLHSPAATYRFASRTIRLRQDWRRLGVAAVVWDAAVVLCAYLEMGSTDLRDRSVIELGAGTGLLGIVATLLDLEHCIPNAVFMDIDCLSETYIPVLLRGSCYHHRQGGSAGVPGVKRTG, from the exons ATGGCCTTGGTGCCCTACGAGGAAGGAGCCGGCTGGGGAGCGCGGCAGCTGCACAGCCCTGCGGCCACGTACCGCTTCGCCAGCCGCACCATCCGCCTGCGGCAGGACTGGCGGCGGCTCGGGGTGGCGGCGGTGGTCTGGGACGCG GCTGTTGTCTTGTGTGCTTATCTGGAGATGGGAAGCACTGATCTCAGGGATCGGTCTGTGATTGAGCTGGGAGCCGGAACTGGATTGCTGGGAATAGTGGCCAC CCTGCTTGACTTAGAGCATTGTATTCCAAATGCTGTATTTATGGACATTGACTGTTTGTCTGAGACATATATTCCTGTACTGCTTAGGGGCTCGTGTTACCATCACAGACAGGGCGGCAGCGCTGGAGTTCCTGGAGTCAAACGTACAGGCTAA
- the METTL21A gene encoding protein N-lysine methyltransferase METTL21A isoform X1 — protein sequence MALVPYEEGAGWGARQLHSPAATYRFASRTIRLRQDWRRLGVAAVVWDAAVVLCAYLEMGSTDLRDRSVIELGAGTGLLGIVATLLGARVTITDRAAALEFLESNVQANLPSELRPRAVVKELTWGKDLGNFPPGAFDFILGADIVYLEETFAELLQTLDHLCSEQTVILLSCRIRYERDHKFLKMLRGRFSVYEVHYDSSKDVHIYKAQRGSRKDDF from the exons ATGGCCTTGGTGCCCTACGAGGAAGGAGCCGGCTGGGGAGCGCGGCAGCTGCACAGCCCTGCGGCCACGTACCGCTTCGCCAGCCGCACCATCCGCCTGCGGCAGGACTGGCGGCGGCTCGGGGTGGCGGCGGTGGTCTGGGACGCG GCTGTTGTCTTGTGTGCTTATCTGGAGATGGGAAGCACTGATCTCAGGGATCGGTCTGTGATTGAGCTGGGAGCCGGAACTGGATTGCTGGGAATAGTGGCCACGTTATTAG GGGCTCGTGTTACCATCACAGACAGGGCGGCAGCGCTGGAGTTCCTGGAGTCAAACGTACAGGCTAACCTACCTTCTGAACTACGTCCCAGAGCTGTGGTGAAGGAACTGACTTGGGGAAAAGACCTGGGTAACTTCCCTCCAGGCGCATTTGACTTCATCCTGGGTGCAGACATCGTTTATCTGGAAGAAACTTTTGCAGAACTGCTTCAGACGCTGGACCACCTGTGCTCAGAGCAAACTGTCATTCTTCTTTCCTGTCGCATCCGCTATGAACGGGATCACAAATTCTTGAAGATGCTGAGAGGCCGTTTCTCTGTATATGAGGTCCACTATGATTCCAGTAAGGATGTTCATATCTACAAAGCACAGAGGGGTAGTCGCAAGGATGACTTTTGA